In the Glycine max cultivar Williams 82 chromosome 6, Glycine_max_v4.0, whole genome shotgun sequence genome, GAActtatttaagaaaatgttcCCAAATTTCAATCGAaggtcttttaaaaaattagcctattatatattttctgcATGTTTAGTTTATGATCATGTATCATGTATCATCTATcatttctatttattattatcagtATGGTTAATATACAAGATAAgccttgtttttaaatttaattattaattaaatctagcAACTATCGATCTGAACAATCCAATGGTCTATATCATTTTTATGCAGGTGTTCTGATAATTGCTCAGTTTTACCAACTACAAACAAAACATGAAGCTTGGTTACATTATATAGTAGAcaacaagtttgaaatgagcAGTAAGCTCAATTTGATGAAACTATTATGCTTCTGTTTTTACTGCACTTTGGATTTAAAGCACTTTtgtttatccaaattaaatactCTACGCTATCGAGTATGAACCTTAAATTTTACCCGAACAAGTtgttgaacttatttttcctttttcttttctaacatAACGTTTCTGCACAAAGGTAtactgcaacttcaattctaaaTATGTTTATCatatccttcttcttttctcaaAAAATTGGGCAAAAGTTTCTGCACCTTGGTCAATTATATGTTCCTACCAAAGTCCGGTTTGAAGATCTTGAGGGTACTCAATTAGGATTCAGGAGGCTAGAAAAATATGACAACAATGTGGAATGTATTAATGAAATCAGAAATGTCAAAGAAATTTTCTGCCTTACAAAGGAGAAGGAATTTTCAAGATGAATGTGAATTTTAGGTCTTCTATTTGTCTAAAAATTGCTACAAAATATGATTTCGTTATCTTATAAATGTAACACAGAAATTATCCTAGAGTCCTCTATGTTAGAGTAAGTATCATCGGTGGTCACTGGTCAGTAGTTAAAAACAATTTACAGGACATGTGTTTCTCCTTACATTTATatattgggttttttttttactgaattgtCGTTGAGCAAAAACCCCacaataaaagatatattaagACCCTGCTGAGTTAAACATAGAGGTTACATCATGCAATAAAGAAGCATGAGTAAGACACAAATCATATCATCCtttaaaatgttgaaaatatatatacctataaataaaatcatcaaaCCAACTATGttgtagaaaataatatttctaattGTCTTTCTATTGGATTTCACTTAATAGACTcattatgttaaataattagttattacAAAACAAATGTTAAAAAGAATAACCTGTGCTTCGCACGGGAAAACCgactaatataatttaatattgtgGCAAATTTACTGTGCAGgggtttttttataaacaatttaCGTAATGGGGTCTCATTTATAACAAATTACGGAGGGGGTCGGTTTATTAAGTGGGTGCCGCCATTAACACTGGCGGAAAGCTTGAACCGCCAGTGCCAATGGCGGGATAGGCTGACtaggagaaagggagagagggGTACCGCCAATAGCATTTGCGGGATAGGGGGAGGGGTACCGCCAACAGCATTTGCTGACTAGGCTGACtaggagaaagggagagagggGTACCGCCAATAGCTTTACCCTCTCTCCCCCTATCACGCTCCCCCTCTCTCCCCCTATTCCGCAACACCCACTTGCGGTACCCCCTCCCCCTATCCCACAGAAGCTGTTGGCGGtacccctctctccctctctcctaGTCAGTCTATTCCACCATTGGCACTGGCGGTTCAAGCTTCCCGCCAGTGTCAATGGCGGCACCCACGTAAGATACCGACCCCCTCCGTAATTTGTTATAAATGAGACCTCATTGCGTAAATTGTTTATAAAAGAATCCCTGCACAGTAAATTTGCCTTAATACTGTACTATTCAACCAGAGAAGTGAGAACTAAACATTTGTTAATCATAGTGTGTTTGCAAACATGATTTTTCACGTTTAATTAAAAGCGAAATTAGTTTCAACTTTTATGTTGGATGACCCTGAATATAATGATTTCCATttagtgtgtatttgatttgattttaaagaATTGATTCTTGagtttataattgattttaaatatatttttatatatttgattttatcttataaaagattttaaaattaattataaatttaaaattgattttaaaataactgagttagataaaaaaaattaaaattaaaatttattcctaacttgattttataaaataaatatttcaacataaatctcatcactttcaaatcaatttaaaccaaaattaattcgcaaaatcaatttcatttaaaattgattaccTCATCTAAACACATCCAAACTCGCACGCACTTAGTGTAACCCATAATCgattttgggacaaaaaacTACGGTGACCGTGAATTTTGATAAGCAACTATAGTGTGACCACGATTTTTTTCTACCATTTCTCCACCTTAAACACGCACTTAATGAACACGTGAATACATGAATTTGATTGGTACCTGAGACAGGTGTTGACTCATACAGAGGCAACAAGAAAGTCCACGGGAAAGAATGCTGCTTTATTAGCTCCATGAAGTGAAGTCATCAAAATCGCGgatcacaaacaaaaaaaaagtgttcacGGGTCCTCTTTGAAGATTGTTGGCAAACAGATAATTAAGATGATCTCAGAAATTATCAAGTGCTCTCAAATCCAAAAAGTTGTATACTTTAGGTtatcataaaaaacattttttacctGAATTATAAGATTAAGAAAATTACAGCCCACATAAAGTGTTACCTGTTTTTATATGGAATAAGGGTAAGATTTCTCATGGAGAGCCTAAGAATCTCTCGTGGATGACGGACCCTATATGGAATAATGCTTGCTTACATTTTCAACAGTTAATTTATTACAACAATAAAAATCCGAATCCAATTTGACAACCTCATCAAACAGATATTTTTTCAAGAAGGTACAACATCGTAATAAGCCAGATGTTCCAATTACAACATGTAGACCTCTAACATGTGAGAAACAAGGGAGCTTCTCTTTCCCTTCCTTTTCCTACTTAAGTAAGAAATCTAAGGTAGGTCAATAACAATCTCACTCGATTATGCATATGCTAGGCAGAGCAAGCCAAACATtacttgaaggaaaaaaaaaacacatcatTCAAAGAGCACATAAAAGAAAAGTAGAAGCATTAGTTACAAGAGTAGAAAAGCATACAATTGATCACAAGTAATGCAGCAGCTATAGCTTCTTATGGAGATGGAGGCCAATACATTCCTGCATCTTCTATCCCTTCATAAAACCCGAACTGAAGCTCATCTAGCCTCGCTTCATCATCCCACATTCCATCGTAACTATCACTATCATCAACATAGTATTCTCCCATGCCACCAGCCACAAAGTCCCAGGCCAAGTACTCTGATGAATCAGACACATCTGAGAAATCATCCCAGCCATCACTCTCATAAGTGTCAAGAACCAAAGGCCCCAAAACCTTCAGTTTTGGAAATTTCTGCTTTAAAAACATGTGGTCAAGTGTCACACCCCAACACCCCCTTTGATCCAAAAATTCAAGCTTAGGGCAGTTTGCAAGTATTTGAAGGACACCCGAAGTGCTGATAAGATGATAAGCCATTTCAAGATGCTTGAGCTTAGGCATTGTGGAGGCAATTGCATATGCTTCATCGTCTTGATGCGGCTTCTCCGCAGTATCCAATGGGTGCATGTTTCGACACAACCCTTCTAGAAGCTTGCAGTTCTTGCCAATCATCTCAAGCGCATAGGGACCAATTTTAATACAGTAGCTCACATCCAAGAAAGAAATCATAGAAAGCCTCCCAGCAATCTGTTCCACAATGGAATCATTCATACTGCTCCTTGGCAGTCGCAATGTATGGAGGGAACAGGCACTTGCAAAAGAGTAGAAGGATTTTGTATAAGAAAAGATGGCTAATAGGATCCAGCTAACAAGTAACACCAccttcattaatttaattttcttccaGCCCAAGAGATATACAATGTCCTAGGATATCAACTTAACTAAATGAGTACTATTTAATGTGAAATAACAGCATTAAAACTATACTAAAATGAGTCAAATTTACAGCCTAATGCTACACTTGTCAGCACTTAGCACAATAATCAGAAAACACTTATCCACAAGATTTACCCTAAAGTCTAAACTgcatgttataattaaaattgtgcACTTCGCTTACTTTTCAGCAATGAAAGTGAAGATGCTCTCAGTTTGGAGGCCAGAAACACTGAGTTTGCGGAGGGATCCAGAACTTCTTGTGATAAGCATCTCGAGCAGCCGAATCGAGTTGGTCGGGCTGGCATCGGTTGCTCCAATCCTTGATGTCTATCTCTTGCCAGCAGTAAGGTCCAGTTACTGCATTAGCCCATGATTTGCACACCCTGGGGATCACTGTTACCCTCTCCTGAAGAGAAAGATTGGTGAAGATTACCCCGAGCGCATCAGGAATCAATTCAGCCCAACTTCGAAATTCACATGCTTCCTCCATCCAAtctataaaataacaattttgaaCAGAGAtgcatataataattaaaagcatTAAATACAGAGAtgcatataataattaaaagcattaacaaaaaaaaatggaactCTTCACAGAAAAAACAAAGATGAAAAAGCATATTCCAGACTCAGTGATTCACACCCACATACACCAAAATATCTGTCACAAGCATGTGAATGAATAGTTCAAATTGAAATATTCTCTGAATAACcagtaaaaaaggaagcatcttTCGGAAAGGGTTGGAGAGATCGAAAACTGGAAGATAAGGGGAATTTTGAGGGCACAAAATTAAACTTGCTAAATTGAAGATAATTGAAAAAATCTCAACTTTACATGTTCATCTCACAGACATCCCCAACAACATGAAGCAGAGAAAATATAAAGGCAAGAAAATTCCCTCccgacaaaaaataaaaatgtgaattTTTTGCCTAACAGAACAGAAATTgaagtacattttttttttttttttgcttttccaaAGCAAAGCCACTGCAAGCTTGGGAGAATGCTAAGAATCACGCATAGTCCAAGCAATCAACAGAGAGTCAGATATCCTTGCTGAGAAAACTccaaggaaaaagagggaaaacaaaaaggaaaaaaaaagagaagaaatttaGTTTTGAAGATGCCAAAtcttgattaaataaaaaatccacaaattgatttctttttctttttttttttggaaagtgTAGGGAGGATTCTGATTTCTTAGTTTCTTGAGTAAATAAACAAAAGGGTAGGTGGGTAAGAGAgagaaacagaaaatgaaaaaagagtgGCATGCAACAAAAAGGTATGAGATTTAGAGTACCCAGAGGGAAATCTTGTGTTGGTTGGTTGGAGGAGGTGAATTATGGAAGCAGTTGGCGTCTAATCCGGCACATGCGCcgggaaagagagagagagcgaaGGGGAAAGCTACAAAACAAGACACGTCTTCCCACCTACCTACCCTCTCCGATTCAATGCAACCACCAAGCTGCAACAAGAACAAGAGTAAAGACACGGTGTAGAATAGcaagcaaagaaaaagaaaggtacAAAGTGTAGTGTGTAGCGTTTAGAGTAGAGAGAGACTGAAAAGGGCCAAAGTACTTCTGTTTCTGGATGGATGGGATGAAGTTGCAAACCGATGGATGGATGGATGGAGTCCTTTCAAGCCAAAAGAAAGGACCAGTGTTTGCGTATGGATACGAAAAAGAGAGCACaagcaaatataaaatatcaatgttttcttactgCAATACTCAAACTGTCAATTTTGTCTTCGCCTAGAAGAAAGATTTTTAAACAGCAAGTAAAGAAACACATTAAATTGTCATTAAAAGGTCAATTTTGGCAAGAAAACATGACACACATTTAATGCCTTGTCATCGCCACGGTACTACCACCCACTAATTGAATTCACTTCTTCCCTTCTTAATCTTGTGTTTGTATGAGtgttaagtaaaaattaattttgatgataatttatgtttgaataattttggttaaaattagttttcaatcaaattttagtataattttttttattcaatgcataaatcatttaaaattattttaatttaaaattaattatgaattttttgtaACTAAAACCAAACATGTACTTATACtattaaaaattgtatttttaatactataataaatgttaaaatatattttttattatattcataatGTGCAATGACTAACACCCTAAATATAGGGAGGAAAAGAGAGAGGAAATACAAGTGGGTTTGGGGAAAGGGATTGACCGACACGAGTCGGTAACGACTAAAGAGGTTGACTGGAAGTGGTGTTGTGTGTGAGTGAAAGAAACTCTAATCTAAAAAAAGACTATACTGTGAGCTAGGGGTGAAGAAGATTCAAGTTGACTAGAGGACCAATTGTTGaatttaaaaacaacaattttcGATGGGACTCCTTGTGGGTTCTCAATTCTGAGTAAGCTACATTACAGGTGTACGATCTTAAATGCCTGAGTTAAACCATTTCAGGGTTTTCAGATACTATTcattattaaactaaaatatttgaCTGCTCTAAAAAATTTGGTGGTCAAATGTTTTTTCACACCATATTTATTTCTagaataaatcttattttattttattttatatttatcacacaaaatatattttcttaaaagaaatagcttctttatattttataaatatacttaaaattaaattttaagttgaattttttttaaagttcaaaatataaaatgttgtgTGTATTTATGAAAAGTATTGTTTCATTTAAATTGAAAAGacatctagaaaaaaaaaagtgattctcTGTAGAAAACCATAACAGTGTTTTTTtccattgaaataaaaaaacaatatcaaaaaatttataaaactcaCCCATCATGTTTAATTAACTCAACTAAATCCCCTTAATCAATGGGATTGGTTTTAGAGGAATGAAACTGAAAAAGGGTTGAAAGTTGTACGTATATGCAAGATGACTGAAAGTTTAGAATTTTATGTGGAACCCACTGTGCCTAACTTCCATTTATTTTTTGAGATAAACATGAGTGAAAGTCGCATGTGAATGGAGACAGGGGCGAACGTATGTTATCGGGGAAGGGAACCTTGGCCCCTtccgattttattttatttttcattttaaaaaatagattattatttacttattataaaaatttaatttttattaaaaaaaagtccaTTTATAGCAATCAAAGAAAGacagtattaaaatatttataatattcatataGCATGCTCAaactaaataacttaattttctttgatgataaaaaaaaatctaatttaaaactgaatattgtattattattaaatttttcttgaacacttaatttttatctcttaacttatttttagattataaaattaataatattattattttttaaagaaattttaactcaatattatattttatcaaatttcaagttattatataatcagtttttatcttataactttttaaattataaaattactagAAATTTTACCATTTCATGCGTAAAAGTGTCCACTTAAGATGACATCGTTAAAATGGTTAATGTACTTAggagaacaaataaaaataccTGGTATATTGCTTAAAAAATTAGCTAGTAAATAgcttaaaaaggaaagaagggttAGAATAAGAAGTAACATAATAGCTTTCACTAATTTAGACGTGTCTTTACTCTTAAAACtgttattttagtaaaaaaaattgccatTGTccttataaaaacattattaaaaaagttatcCAAAAATTCCATGTTTCAGTTTATATTCTCACTAGACCATATACGTGTGTTTTAACTTTGACGTTTTTAAAGGTTattgacttctttttttttggttaatttttagGTCATTGCTTCAAAACACGAATAAAGCCCCACGGATGACCGGAGGTTTATACAACAGGCCCAAAATAAAACGATACAGGAGGGTTTGAAGAAGCAGTGAGCtggacacaaaaaataaaactagaaaTAAGTTGTTGACGAAACAAATGATGACCTGTTGAAAAAATAAAGGGCAGGTAATCAAAATGTTTAAACaaccttaattattttacaGTCCAATTACCATACCTCATTTTATCCCTGTTTTCAGTTTCATTTTTATCCATtgctatatttttctttctttctatttttcccCCATGGATGTGAAATAAACATTTCCCTTTGAAGAAGGCttcctaaataatatttttccccTCTTTCAGAATATGGCAAGATTTACATGCATTGCATGAATGCAAGAAAAAGACACAAAATTGCTATCAAAATTGAATTAGTATTACAGAATACAGACATCTCACCAAACAAAAAGCACCTCAAGCATCTTGATTATGCAACAAGACATTGCCTtatcaaagagagaaaaacacaactaatgtggATCCTAAatcaattgtaatttttatttatcttgtaaACATGATAATAACAATACTAAATATTGAATATGTAGAATAAATCAATATCCTCTTCAAAAAGCCAAGAAACATTTCTTTTTGGTCACGCTCAGAGAGAGATAAATATCAAACTATCAAACGAGCGTTTTGCATGTAGATGTGACGGGGTCCCACATCGCCGGTAAGAGAAACTTGCGACCGTGCACATCCAACGCGTTGTAGCTAGCTCCCGTTACGTTATCCACCAAAACGTTACCCGTGTAGCCCGGATACGCACCTTTTCCGAATATCCCGGCACACGCCGACACCGCCTCCAACGGCGCCGTCGCCGACCCTTGGTAGTACCCGTTCCCGAACGGGTTCGTTACCGCGCCGGCGAGAACGGTGGCCAAACTTATCACCATTCCGTCCACGCCGACATCGCCGTTCGGCGGAACGAGCGGCGGAGTCTGAGGGCCGTACACCTGCTGGTGGAACGGCCACGCGCACTCCCCGGGGCACTGCGTGGCCGGGTTACCCACCCACGCAAACGCAAACCTCTTCTTTTGAACCCTACCCGACCCGTGGGTCCCACATCGACTCATGCAGAATCCATCCACAGCCACGTCAGCAGAGGTTAGCAGAACGTGCATAGATTCATTGTGAGTCGATATGggaattgttgttgttgttagtgAATTTTTGGAAGCGAGTGCGAGGAGGTCGCTTGTTTTAAGTGATTTACCGAGTGAGTAGGTGTTGTCGAGGGTTTGATTCCCTACGGTGAGGGTGCAGGGGCCTCCTCTGTACCTGGCGGTGATTCGCCACCACAAAAAAGGTGATGGGTGGTGACGAGAATGAGGAATGGAACCGAGGGATTGGATGAAATCAACGATGATGGAACGGTGAGTGGGGGTGAAGTTACCGTACCAGTGGATGTGAACGGTGACGTTTCCCTTAAGGAGTGGACCTTTGTGGTAGTTTAGGACAACCGGGTCTGGCTGAACCAAAGACAACATCTGATGGAAGGGCttggcttcccaaatgtttggAACATGGGATTGGACCAGTACTACAAGGGAGGCCACAACAAGTGCCAACCTTAAAATAATCATTGTTAGTCTGAGGAGTGGGAGGGTTAGATCAAGTTGAGCTTCCAACTTGAATGGGGTATTTATATGACATCATGGACTGGTTTGAGAATTGAAAGGAGGAACCTACCAGCTTGCACGCCAGAATCTTATCCACTAATGGATACAGATATAACCATCCTTAATAAGCttccatatttatttttctgaattcgtgaaaataaaaattatcaaaacgCCAAACAATTTACTTtctttcaaattaaacttataatCTTTTACCAACACTTATAATCacatagttaaaaataaaaacataaatttactgtttaatcataaattgaatttcattCATGCTGTACAGTTCGATGACATTTGagattttaatgaaaaagtaataaatttattaagatGAAAAAGTAACTTAGAAATCCCTAAGTATACTTGTCACTTATTAACTTAGAAATGCCTAGGTTTACTATTCACTTATTTAACTTAGAAATGCCTAATTATACGTGTGTGTTTTCTAGCTAGATATTAAGATTGCTTTTCGGTGGTTGGAATACTTACAGATCAATTCAAAATGGAAGAGGTGTCAATAAACTGACAGAAGTCTAGGTTCTAACATCTATGGCTTGTGCACACTGTATGACTCGAACCTTGACATTGACATTCATAtatctttaaaataagtataagttttttttttattttctttcatcataGTATTACTAATATCTCTTCTAGCTTTTTTTgccctctttctttcattctcTTCCTTTGACCACCTAGGTCTAAAAATGGGATATCCACTGCACCTTAATGAAAAAgtgtattattaaaaatatcttaattgatATGAAATTGTTTAAATTCATCCTATATATTAAACAAACAACTATAGTTTCAtagtagtattattttaatttaaaatatattgttaactTTAGAATATTTTGATCTAaggaaaaaagatattttagaatCTTGTATTAGTGTTACCGCGTGAAGTACCCAACTATTCGGTCTCAGGAAGTACATTTGCATCAATTAAGCGGAAACCAGGCAAACCAAATAAAATTTGGTGACAGAAAAGAATAGCCCCACGCTGAAACTGGCAACGCGGATCAATAAAAATCAGCACTAAATAGCCTTAATCGCtacttttaaaattgttagcATTTCAACTTCATGAAAAGTCACTTTTTATGAGAGTCATACACAGGCTTGTTAGAATTAATATTGAGAGACATGTGAATTTATATagagattaataaataaataaataataattaatgatcaAATTATAATTGGATTAAACAAgttaatagaaataattattatttgatgagaatagtggttataaaagggtgATATCCACTAATCTAAAATAAGGTCTTTttcttgacaaaaaaaaagtctttttttttaactcagaTGATCACaaacataaaaagataaaaagaatagtcaaagaaataaaattttatttctctcatcTTTTAAGAAATCAAAGTATACcagaaaaaaatcttaatatgaaaaaagatatagattgtttatttattatttgtatgaaTCATATATTTGAAAATCCTAAAATTGTTAATCTAAGAAACTCTTAAGACTTACATGTGATATTAGAGCTTTTGattattaaattatgatttttcaaaaatgatttatttttttccatgcaTTTACTTTCAATTATATGTTTCcataatataattttcacattaattatgttgtatcaaataaatattataccaAACTTCAATGGCATTGGCCTCGACAAAAGATTTGAACCTTTGTAAAGGTTTCAACGTGTGACGTGTTCAATGTATTCAATTGCTCAACATACGTATGTAAAGATCGGTCTAATTcatagtttccaaaattttcttattcatGAAAAGCAAAGTCCTCCCGGCATGTACGTTAATTGAAAGgaattatttggaattggtattccAAGTTAGTTTTTGCTATTTCCGATCCCACTTGctcaattttctttaatattattatcaaacataattaaaGAATTGAAAGTTTATATCCTAcaattaaattaacataaatattttaaaattgtcagTAGCgataaatatgtatatgttatatatttgcTTGAATGTGattagatttttattattttattagttataatgtgaatgtatgatatttatttggcctggaatgaaattaataaaatggttATAAATTGTTAATAACAATAAGTATGTTCAAGCCAGATATTTGATTGAAATTAAGTGTATGATGGATGTTAGTCATCAAAGTGGTCAAATCTATAAACAAGTCCAATTTTATCTCGATGTTTTAGATCTTGATCTTGGTATATTGTAAGAGGAAGTCTTCTACTATT is a window encoding:
- the LOC100305923 gene encoding F-box protein FBW2-like (The RefSeq protein has 3 substitutions, 1 frameshift compared to this genomic sequence), with protein sequence MEEACEFRSWAELIPDALGVIFTNLSLQERVTVIPRVCKSWANAVTGPYCWQEIDIKDWSNRCQPDQLDRLLEMLITRSCGTLRKLSVSGLQTESIFTFTAENACSLHTLRLPRSSMNDSIVEQIAGRLSMISFLDVSYCIKIGPYALEMIGKNCKLLEGLCRNMHPLDTAEKPHQDDEAYAIASTMPKLKHLEMAYHLISTSGVLQILANCPKLEFLDQRGCWGVTLDHMFLKQKFPKLKVLGPLVLDTYESDGWDDFSDVSDSSEYLAWDFVAGGMGEYYVDDSDSYDGMWDDEARLDELQFGFYEGIEDAGMYWPPSP
- the LOC100793070 gene encoding protein EXORDIUM-like 2, which codes for MIILRLALVVASLVVLVQSHVPNIWEAKPFHQMLSLVQPDPVVLNYHKGPLLKGNVTVHIHWYGNFTPTHRSIIVDFIQSLGSIPHSRHHPSPFLWWRITARYRGGPCTLTVGNQTLDNTYSLGKSLKTSDLLALASKNSLTTTTIPISTHNESMHVLLTSADVAVDGFCMSRCGTHGSGRVQKKRFAFAWVGNPATQCPGECAWPFHQQVYGPQTPPLVPPNGDVGVDGMVISLATVLAGAVTNPFGNGYYQGSATAPLEAVSACAGIFGKGAYPGYTGNVLVDNVTGASYNALDVHGRKFLLPAMWDPVTSTCKTLV